One stretch of Pseudomonas fluorescens Q2-87 DNA includes these proteins:
- a CDS encoding TolC family outer membrane protein, producing the protein MRVLTPLCSAVLLAMACSSQAQAMSLTEAIQSTIATHPELAQRVDSRLSANEDVKVARGGFFPSVDLNAGYGRGYSDNTNTRALGNHHTNILTYTQSELRLRQMIFDGFNTANEVERTKGVVNSRAYYAQGTAQDLALRTIEVYLEVLKRRELVTLAKNNLQAHLRVNDQIGLRTQRGVGSNADSDQSNARRALAENNFDTAEVDLADAEANFYSVVGRMPDELEAPPSTKGEIPADLREAQQSMVDNNPYLKSAQADIQSAESQYEVAKSPFYPRFDAEAAVGANNNIGGEEGHDNNWRVGVVMNYNLLRGGSDKARLASNAHQINQAMDIRNNALRQLNEDTRLAWNAMTNARKQTPTAREYADTTARVRAAYQDQFGLGQRTLLDLLDSENELYNANRRYTEVRYTEEYSMYRVLANMGLLLHKQRIVLPADAIAQTEVKNQARLPELK; encoded by the coding sequence ATGCGCGTTCTAACCCCCCTCTGCAGCGCGGTTTTGCTGGCCATGGCCTGCTCTTCTCAGGCGCAGGCCATGTCATTGACCGAAGCGATCCAGAGCACCATCGCGACTCACCCGGAGCTGGCACAACGGGTAGACAGTCGGTTGTCGGCCAATGAAGACGTCAAGGTCGCCAGGGGTGGCTTTTTCCCGTCGGTGGACTTGAACGCTGGTTATGGTCGCGGCTACAGCGACAACACCAATACCCGGGCGCTGGGCAACCATCACACCAATATCCTCACTTACACCCAGTCGGAGCTGCGCCTGCGGCAGATGATCTTCGACGGCTTCAACACGGCTAATGAAGTGGAGCGCACCAAGGGGGTGGTCAATTCCCGGGCCTATTACGCCCAAGGCACCGCTCAGGATCTGGCGCTGCGCACCATCGAGGTGTACCTGGAGGTGCTCAAGCGCCGCGAACTGGTGACCCTGGCCAAGAACAACCTGCAAGCGCACCTGCGGGTCAACGACCAGATCGGCCTGCGTACCCAGCGCGGCGTGGGCAGCAATGCCGACTCCGACCAGTCCAATGCCCGTCGGGCCCTGGCGGAAAACAACTTCGATACCGCCGAAGTGGACCTGGCCGACGCCGAGGCAAACTTCTACAGCGTGGTCGGGCGCATGCCCGATGAACTGGAAGCACCGCCCTCGACCAAAGGCGAAATTCCTGCTGACTTGCGCGAAGCCCAGCAAAGCATGGTGGATAACAACCCGTACCTGAAATCGGCCCAGGCCGACATACAGTCCGCCGAAAGCCAGTATGAAGTAGCCAAATCGCCGTTCTATCCGCGTTTCGACGCCGAGGCGGCGGTAGGCGCCAACAACAACATCGGCGGCGAAGAAGGCCATGACAACAACTGGCGGGTCGGTGTGGTGATGAACTACAACCTGCTGCGCGGCGGCAGCGACAAGGCGCGGCTGGCATCCAATGCGCATCAGATCAACCAGGCCATGGACATCCGCAACAACGCCCTGCGCCAGCTCAACGAAGACACGCGCCTGGCCTGGAACGCGATGACCAACGCCCGCAAGCAGACCCCCACCGCGCGCGAATACGCCGACACCACCGCCCGCGTGCGCGCGGCGTACCAGGACCAGTTCGGCCTCGGCCAACGGACCCTGCTCGACCTGCTCGACAGCGAAAACGAGCTGTACAACGCTAACCGTCGCTACACCGAGGTGCGTTACACCGAGGAATACTCGATGTACCGGGTGCTGGCGAACATGGGCCTGCTGTTGCACAAACAACGGATCGTGCTGCCGGCCGACGCAATCGCCCAGACCGAAGTCAAAAACCAAGCACGGCTGCCCGAACTGAAGTAG
- the speB gene encoding agmatinase, with protein MDKILHQPLGGNEMPRFGGIATMMRLPHLQTAAGLDAAFVGVPLDIGTSLRAGTRFGPREIRAESVMIRPYNMATGAAPFDSLSVADIGDVAINTFNLLDAVRIIEESYHKILEHNVIPLTLGGDHTITLPILRAIHKKHGKVGLVHIDAHADVNDHMFGEKIAHGTTFRRAVEEGLLDCDRVVQIGLRAQGYTADDFNWSRNQGFRVVQAEECWHKSLAPLMAEVREKVGGGPVYLSFDIDGIDPAWAPGTGTPEIGGLTTIQAIEIVRGCQGLDLVGCDLVEVSPPYDTTGNTSLLGANLLYEMLCVLPGVVHR; from the coding sequence GTGGACAAGATTCTTCACCAACCACTGGGCGGCAACGAAATGCCGCGCTTCGGCGGCATCGCCACCATGATGCGACTCCCCCATTTGCAAACCGCTGCCGGCCTGGACGCTGCGTTCGTCGGCGTGCCGCTGGACATCGGCACCTCCCTGCGCGCCGGCACCCGCTTCGGGCCGCGCGAAATCCGCGCCGAATCGGTGATGATCCGCCCCTACAACATGGCTACCGGCGCCGCGCCGTTCGACTCCTTGTCGGTGGCGGACATCGGTGACGTGGCGATCAACACCTTCAACTTGCTGGACGCGGTGCGGATCATCGAAGAGTCGTATCACAAGATCCTCGAACACAACGTCATCCCCCTGACCCTGGGCGGCGACCACACCATCACCCTGCCGATCCTGCGCGCCATCCACAAGAAACACGGCAAGGTCGGCCTGGTGCACATCGACGCCCACGCCGACGTGAACGATCACATGTTCGGCGAGAAGATCGCCCACGGCACCACCTTCCGCCGCGCCGTGGAAGAAGGCCTGCTCGACTGCGACCGCGTGGTGCAGATCGGCCTGCGGGCCCAGGGCTACACCGCCGATGATTTCAACTGGAGCCGCAACCAGGGGTTTCGTGTGGTCCAGGCCGAAGAGTGCTGGCACAAATCCCTGGCCCCGCTGATGGCCGAAGTGCGGGAGAAAGTCGGCGGCGGACCGGTGTACCTGAGTTTTGATATCGACGGCATTGACCCAGCCTGGGCTCCTGGCACCGGCACTCCGGAAATCGGTGGCCTGACCACCATCCAGGCGATCGAAATCGTCCGTGGTTGCCAGGGCCTCGACCTGGTCGGTTGCGATCTGGTAGAAGTCTCGCCGCCGTACGACACCACCGGCAATACCTCGCTGCTGGGCGCCAACCTGCTGTACGAGATGCTCTGCGTACTGCCCGGCGTGGTTCATCGCTGA
- a CDS encoding purine-cytosine permease family protein, producing the protein MMNNNNDNGLTQIETFGVEQIPDHERTAGPGDLFRLIFGGANTFATAVLGSFPVLFGLSFQAGVWAIVLGVLVGSIILAPMGLFGPLNGTNNAVSSGAHFGVHGRIVGSFLSLLTAIAFFSLSVWSSGDALIGGAKRLVGVPETDLSLGLAYGLFALLVLTVCIYGFRFMLWVNRIAVWAASLLFLLGILAFAPTFDSQFAGTVSLGQPGFYAAFIGAALVAMSNPISFGAFLGDWSRYIPRNTPKHRIMLAVIAAQLATLIPFLFGLATATIVAIKAPDYIAANNYVGGLLAVSPSWFFLPVCLIAVIGGMSTGTTSLYGTGLDMSSVFPRVLSRVKATLLIGLLSIAFIFIGRFAANLVQSVSTFAVLIITCTTPWMVIMIIGLLVRRGFYCPDDLQVFTRGETGGRYWFSHGWNWRGLGAWIPSALVGLCFVNLPGQFVGPLGELAGGIDISLPVTLGLASLVYLVLLGLFPEPAAVYGPQDPRSKDFSVPIDKASLRQTA; encoded by the coding sequence ATCATGAATAACAATAACGACAACGGCCTTACGCAAATCGAAACCTTCGGCGTCGAACAGATACCGGACCACGAACGAACCGCCGGCCCGGGAGACCTGTTTCGCCTGATCTTCGGCGGCGCCAATACCTTCGCCACCGCCGTACTCGGCAGTTTCCCGGTGCTGTTCGGCCTGTCGTTCCAGGCGGGCGTCTGGGCAATTGTGCTGGGCGTGTTGGTCGGTTCGATCATCCTCGCCCCCATGGGCCTGTTCGGCCCGCTCAACGGCACCAACAACGCGGTGTCTTCCGGTGCGCACTTTGGCGTGCACGGGCGGATCGTCGGTTCGTTCCTGTCGCTGCTGACCGCCATCGCGTTCTTCTCGCTCTCGGTATGGAGCTCGGGTGACGCATTGATCGGCGGCGCCAAGCGGCTGGTCGGCGTCCCGGAAACCGACCTGAGCCTGGGCCTGGCCTACGGCCTGTTCGCCCTGCTGGTATTGACGGTGTGCATCTATGGCTTTCGCTTCATGCTGTGGGTCAACCGCATCGCCGTATGGGCCGCCAGCCTGCTGTTCTTGCTGGGCATCCTGGCCTTCGCGCCGACCTTCGACAGCCAGTTCGCCGGCACGGTCAGCCTCGGCCAACCGGGCTTCTACGCCGCTTTCATCGGCGCGGCGCTGGTGGCCATGAGCAACCCGATTTCCTTCGGCGCGTTCCTTGGCGACTGGTCGCGGTACATCCCGCGCAACACGCCCAAGCACCGCATCATGCTGGCGGTGATTGCCGCGCAACTGGCGACGTTGATCCCGTTCCTGTTCGGCCTCGCTACCGCCACCATCGTCGCGATCAAGGCGCCGGACTACATCGCCGCCAACAACTATGTGGGCGGATTGCTGGCGGTTTCGCCGAGCTGGTTCTTCCTGCCGGTGTGCCTGATTGCCGTGATCGGCGGCATGTCCACCGGCACCACGTCGCTGTACGGCACCGGTCTGGACATGTCCAGCGTGTTCCCTCGGGTCCTGTCGCGGGTCAAGGCGACGTTGCTGATCGGCTTGCTGTCGATTGCCTTCATCTTCATCGGGCGCTTCGCCGCGAACCTGGTGCAGAGCGTGTCGACGTTCGCCGTGCTGATCATCACCTGCACCACACCGTGGATGGTGATCATGATCATCGGCCTGCTGGTGCGACGCGGCTTCTATTGCCCCGACGACCTGCAAGTGTTCACCCGTGGTGAAACCGGTGGACGCTACTGGTTCAGCCACGGCTGGAACTGGCGCGGCCTGGGAGCGTGGATCCCCAGCGCATTGGTCGGACTGTGCTTCGTCAACTTGCCGGGGCAGTTCGTCGGGCCGCTGGGCGAGCTGGCCGGCGGCATCGACATCAGCCTGCCGGTGACCCTGGGCCTGGCTTCGCTGGTGTACCTGGTGCTGCTTGGGCTGTTCCCAGAGCCGGCGGCGGTGTATGGGCCGCAGGATCCGCGTAGCAAGGACTTTTCGGTGCCTATCGATAAAGCCTCCCTCAGACAGACCGCCTGA
- a CDS encoding YybH family protein, whose product MNEQEQVLHAAAELVSAFARNDRAAYFGAFTADASFVFYTLEQPLLSRDAYQALWDRWRSEDGFEVLNCTSCNAFVSLQGDVAIFIHDVATELRMQGERHFSQERETIVFRQEQQGLWLACHEHLSAMPEGLPPP is encoded by the coding sequence ATGAACGAACAGGAGCAGGTTCTACACGCCGCCGCCGAACTGGTGTCGGCCTTCGCCCGCAATGACCGCGCCGCCTACTTCGGCGCGTTCACCGCGGATGCGAGTTTCGTGTTCTACACCCTCGAACAGCCCTTGCTGTCCCGTGACGCCTACCAAGCGTTGTGGGATCGCTGGCGGTCCGAGGATGGCTTCGAGGTGCTCAACTGCACCTCGTGCAACGCCTTCGTCAGCCTCCAAGGTGACGTGGCGATTTTCATCCATGACGTAGCCACCGAGCTGCGCATGCAAGGGGAGCGACACTTTAGCCAGGAGCGCGAAACCATTGTGTTTCGCCAAGAACAACAAGGCCTATGGCTGGCCTGCCACGAACATTTGTCCGCAATGCCGGAAGGGCTGCCACCCCCTTAG
- a CDS encoding type I secretion system permease/ATPase, with translation MTSMEPATPGADPRLNFDDPLLDGLLILCKLHGATASRASLSAGLPMAHQRLSLDLLPRAAARASLQARLLRRDLGDISPLNLPVMLILAGGRCAVLRRWGEDGKALILPSEADGGEQWVSREELTADYSGQALFARPRHELEDLRSPLVPRVEAWFRDTLKLSRWLYSDAILASFLINLLGLMVPLFVMQTYDRVVPNQATSTLWVLAVGLLIGTGFELVLRVVRAHLLDTAGKKTDVILSATLFERITGMAMKAKPVTIGGFAQSIHDFQGLREFLTAVTLTSLIDLPFALLMLVVIGLLGGWLVVIPVVAFPITIVFAMIIQIRLRDTVQKSLALGAQRQALLIETLGGLETLKACSAESERQHQWESTHGALTRLDSHARNLSALATNGTLFLQQLAGMATIVAGVYSIIAGNLSVGALVATYMLGSRVLAPLGQIAGLITRYQQAQLTMRSTDALMALPQERDPKQRPLDRTQLQGALDVNGVTFHYNGQNAAALDNVSFSLKPGERVGIIGRSGSGKSTLARLVMGFYAPEEGQLLLDGLDLRQLDVADLRQQIGYVAHDLPLLAGSLRDNLTLGACYVSDGRMLEVAQMTGVTELARQHPQGFDRPVGERGQLLSGGQRQAVLLARALLLDPPILLLDEPTSAMDNSSEDALRQKLHTYVQGKTVLLVTHRTSMLSLVDRLVVLDNGRIVADGPKDVVIDALRKGRVGSAAV, from the coding sequence GTGACCAGCATGGAACCCGCAACGCCCGGCGCCGACCCGCGCCTGAATTTCGATGATCCCTTGCTGGACGGACTGTTGATCCTCTGCAAACTCCATGGCGCGACAGCCAGTCGTGCCAGCCTCAGCGCCGGGCTTCCTATGGCGCACCAACGTCTGAGCCTGGACCTGCTGCCGCGCGCAGCGGCCCGGGCCAGTTTGCAGGCGCGATTGCTGCGCCGCGACCTGGGCGACATTTCGCCGCTCAACCTGCCGGTGATGTTGATCCTGGCGGGAGGCCGCTGCGCGGTGTTGCGGCGCTGGGGCGAGGACGGCAAGGCGCTGATCCTGCCCAGCGAAGCCGATGGCGGCGAACAATGGGTCAGCCGCGAGGAACTGACCGCCGATTACAGTGGCCAGGCGTTATTCGCCCGGCCACGCCATGAACTCGAAGACCTGCGTTCGCCCCTGGTGCCGCGGGTCGAGGCGTGGTTCCGCGACACCTTGAAACTGTCGCGCTGGCTCTACAGCGACGCGATCCTGGCGAGCTTCCTGATCAATCTGTTGGGGCTGATGGTGCCGCTGTTCGTGATGCAGACTTACGATCGCGTGGTACCGAACCAGGCCACCTCAACCCTGTGGGTGCTGGCCGTGGGGCTGTTGATCGGCACTGGCTTCGAACTGGTATTGCGGGTGGTGCGTGCGCACCTGCTGGACACGGCCGGCAAGAAAACCGACGTGATTCTTTCCGCCACTCTGTTCGAACGCATCACCGGCATGGCGATGAAAGCCAAGCCGGTGACCATCGGCGGATTCGCCCAGAGCATCCACGACTTCCAAGGCCTGCGTGAATTTCTCACGGCGGTGACCCTCACCAGCCTGATCGACCTGCCCTTCGCCCTGCTGATGCTGGTAGTGATCGGCCTGCTGGGCGGCTGGCTGGTAGTGATTCCGGTGGTGGCGTTTCCCATCACGATTGTCTTCGCCATGATCATCCAGATACGCCTGCGCGACACCGTACAAAAAAGCCTCGCCCTCGGTGCCCAGCGCCAAGCGTTATTGATCGAAACCCTCGGCGGCCTGGAAACCCTCAAGGCCTGCAGCGCCGAAAGCGAACGCCAGCACCAATGGGAAAGCACCCATGGCGCCCTCACCCGCCTGGACAGCCATGCGCGCAACCTCTCGGCGTTGGCGACCAACGGCACCTTGTTCCTGCAACAACTGGCGGGCATGGCAACCATCGTAGCTGGCGTCTACAGCATCATCGCCGGCAACCTCAGCGTCGGCGCGCTGGTGGCCACCTACATGCTTGGCAGCCGCGTGCTGGCTCCGCTCGGGCAGATCGCCGGGCTGATCACCCGTTACCAGCAAGCCCAGCTCACCATGCGCAGCACCGATGCCTTGATGGCCTTGCCCCAGGAACGCGATCCCAAGCAGCGGCCCCTGGATCGCACTCAATTGCAGGGTGCACTGGACGTCAACGGCGTGACCTTCCACTACAACGGCCAGAACGCAGCGGCACTGGATAACGTCAGCTTCAGCCTCAAGCCCGGCGAACGGGTCGGCATCATCGGCCGCAGCGGCTCGGGCAAAAGCACCCTGGCGCGCCTGGTGATGGGCTTCTATGCACCGGAGGAAGGCCAGTTATTGCTCGATGGCCTGGACCTGCGGCAACTGGATGTCGCCGACCTGCGCCAACAGATCGGCTATGTCGCCCATGACCTGCCGCTGCTGGCCGGCAGCCTTCGGGACAACCTCACCCTCGGCGCCTGCTATGTCAGCGACGGGCGCATGCTCGAAGTGGCGCAAATGACTGGGGTGACCGAATTGGCCCGCCAGCATCCCCAAGGCTTTGACCGCCCGGTGGGCGAGCGTGGGCAATTGCTGTCCGGCGGCCAACGCCAGGCCGTGCTGCTGGCCCGCGCCCTGCTGCTCGACCCGCCGATCCTGCTGCTGGACGAACCCACCAGCGCCATGGACAACAGCAGCGAAGACGCCTTGCGGCAGAAACTCCATACCTACGTGCAAGGCAAGACGGTGCTGCTGGTCACCCACCGAACTTCGATGCTGAGCCTGGTGGACCGTCTGGTGGTGCTGGATAACGGCCGAATCGTGGCGGATGGGCCCAAAGATGTGGTTATCGATGCATTGCGCAAGGGACGGGTGGGGTCTGCGGCGGTTTAG
- a CDS encoding HlyD family type I secretion periplasmic adaptor subunit yields MSAQAPDPVARSYFGSFSKSAESEFMPETAGAALQDSPRRSRVTVWLAAGLIITGLVWAKLAVLQEVTTGEGKAIPSSKVQVIQNLEGGIVTEIFVREGQMVNKGDTLLRLDDTRYQSNKGESEADRYALTAQVERLSAEAEGRPFKLSAEVIAKAPQVAEDERSLYEQRQRRLASEQRTLTEQLRQKTQELAEFRSKQGQFSSALALLQEEMNMSAPLVGTGAVSPVEILRLKRSAVEIRGSLNATTLAIPRAESAINEIKSKIDESEQTFRSDAAKDLNEKRTELSKITASSIAIDDRVTRTTVVSPVHGVIKQLKVNTIGGVVQPGSDMLEIVPLEDNLLIEAKVRPQDVAFLHPGQKAMVKFSAYDYTIYGGLSAKLELIGADTITDDKGNSFYLIQVRTDKNHLGGDAKPLLIIPGMVATVDIITGQKSVLDYLLKPVLKARTEAMRER; encoded by the coding sequence ATGTCTGCTCAAGCACCGGATCCAGTCGCCCGAAGCTACTTCGGCAGTTTCAGTAAAAGCGCCGAGAGCGAGTTCATGCCGGAAACCGCCGGCGCTGCGTTACAGGACTCGCCCCGCCGCTCGCGCGTCACCGTATGGCTGGCGGCCGGGTTGATCATCACCGGGCTGGTGTGGGCCAAATTGGCCGTCTTGCAGGAAGTCACCACGGGCGAAGGCAAGGCGATTCCGTCGAGCAAGGTCCAGGTGATCCAGAACCTGGAGGGCGGCATCGTCACCGAGATTTTCGTCCGTGAAGGCCAGATGGTGAACAAGGGCGACACCCTGCTGCGCCTGGACGACACGCGGTATCAATCGAACAAGGGCGAAAGCGAAGCCGACCGCTATGCCTTGACTGCTCAGGTCGAGCGCCTGTCGGCCGAAGCCGAGGGGCGGCCCTTCAAGCTTTCGGCGGAGGTGATCGCCAAGGCCCCGCAAGTGGCCGAGGACGAGCGCTCCCTGTACGAACAACGCCAGCGGCGCCTGGCCAGCGAACAACGGACCCTGACCGAGCAACTGCGGCAGAAGACCCAGGAGCTCGCGGAGTTTCGCTCCAAGCAAGGCCAGTTCAGTTCCGCCCTGGCATTGCTTCAGGAAGAAATGAACATGTCCGCGCCGCTGGTCGGCACCGGGGCGGTGTCACCGGTGGAAATCCTGCGGCTCAAACGCAGCGCCGTGGAGATTCGCGGCTCGCTCAATGCCACGACCCTGGCCATCCCACGGGCCGAATCGGCGATCAATGAAATCAAGAGCAAGATCGACGAATCGGAACAGACCTTCCGCTCCGACGCGGCCAAGGACCTCAACGAGAAACGCACCGAACTGTCGAAAATCACGGCATCGAGCATCGCCATCGACGACCGCGTGACTCGCACCACGGTGGTCTCGCCCGTGCATGGCGTGATCAAGCAACTGAAGGTCAACACCATCGGCGGCGTCGTGCAGCCAGGCAGCGACATGCTGGAAATCGTGCCCCTGGAAGACAACCTGCTGATCGAAGCCAAGGTCCGCCCCCAGGACGTGGCCTTCCTGCACCCGGGCCAGAAAGCCATGGTCAAGTTCAGCGCCTACGACTACACGATCTACGGCGGGCTCAGCGCCAAACTCGAACTGATCGGCGCCGACACCATCACCGACGACAAGGGCAACAGCTTCTATCTGATCCAGGTGCGCACCGATAAAAACCACTTGGGCGGGGATGCCAAACCGTTGCTGATCATCCCGGGGATGGTGGCGACGGTGGACATTATTACCGGGCAGAAAAGTGTCTTGGATTATCTGCTCAAGCCGGTGTTGAAGGCGCGGACCGAGGCGATGCGCGAGCGTTGA
- a CDS encoding tRNA-uridine aminocarboxypropyltransferase gives MSRIQCPRCQRPQSHCLCPLIPSLDSRTRVLLLQHPSEVNHALNTARLAALGLNNAELIVGEVFEDLPGLLNQPGYQARLLFPGEDAQPMQAYAPSDDPLLLVVPDGTWRKARKLLHLNPLLAALPRVTLAEGGVSRYRLRKAPGPGALSTVEAIVQALQTLEAPISFEPLLRPFEALIEGQIAAMGEEVFRRNHAEK, from the coding sequence ATGTCCAGAATCCAATGCCCGCGCTGCCAGCGACCGCAAAGCCATTGCCTCTGCCCGTTGATCCCCAGCCTCGACAGCCGCACCCGAGTCTTGCTGTTGCAGCATCCCAGCGAAGTGAACCATGCCTTGAACACTGCCCGACTGGCAGCCCTGGGGCTCAACAATGCCGAGTTGATCGTGGGCGAGGTGTTCGAGGATTTGCCTGGGTTGCTCAATCAACCGGGTTATCAGGCGCGCTTGCTGTTTCCGGGTGAAGACGCGCAACCGATGCAGGCCTATGCCCCCTCGGATGATCCACTGCTATTGGTCGTGCCCGACGGTACCTGGCGCAAGGCGCGCAAGCTGCTGCACCTCAATCCGCTGCTGGCGGCGTTGCCGAGGGTGACCCTGGCCGAAGGTGGCGTGTCCCGTTACCGCTTGCGCAAGGCGCCGGGGCCGGGGGCGTTGTCGACGGTGGAAGCGATTGTCCAGGCGTTGCAGACCCTAGAGGCGCCGATCAGTTTTGAGCCTTTGCTGAGGCCATTCGAGGCGTTGATCGAGGGGCAGATCGCGGCGATGGGGGAGGAGGTTTTTCGGCGTAATCATGCTGAAAAATGA
- a CDS encoding sodium:solute symporter gives MALDLIVVLLYATGMIALGWYGMRRAKTRDDYLVAGRNLGPGFYLGTMAATVLGGASTIGTVRLGYVHGISGFWLCGAIGLGIVGLSLFLAKPLLKLKIYTVTQVLERRYNPAARQASALIMLVYALMIGATSTIAIGTVMQVLFGLPFWVSILVGGGVVVLYSTIGGMWSLTLTDIVQFLIMTVGLVFLLMPMSINDAGGWNAMVAALPASYFDFTAIGWDTILTYFLIYFFGIFIGQDIWQRVFTARSEGVAKVAGTAAGLYCVLYGLAGALIGMAAKVLLPDLENVNNAFASVVQTSLPSGIRGLVIAAALAALMSTAAAGLLAASTTVVQDLLPRLRNGRESGSGDVHENRIATLLMGAVVLVIALVVSDVISALTLAYNLLVGGMLIPLIGAIYWKRATTAGAITSMSLGFLTALLFMFKDGLDANTPIYYSLSVALVSFVLVSVLSPRANVVAKAI, from the coding sequence ATGGCTTTGGATTTAATCGTCGTTCTTCTCTACGCCACCGGCATGATCGCCCTGGGCTGGTACGGCATGCGCCGCGCCAAGACCCGTGACGACTACCTCGTGGCCGGGCGCAACCTGGGCCCGGGCTTTTACCTGGGCACCATGGCGGCCACCGTCCTGGGTGGCGCGTCCACCATCGGCACCGTGCGCCTGGGCTACGTCCACGGCATTTCCGGCTTCTGGCTGTGTGGCGCCATCGGCCTGGGCATCGTTGGCCTGAGCCTGTTCCTCGCCAAGCCGTTGCTCAAACTGAAAATCTACACCGTGACCCAGGTGCTGGAGCGCCGCTACAACCCGGCCGCTCGTCAAGCCAGCGCACTGATCATGCTGGTTTACGCGCTGATGATCGGCGCCACCTCGACCATCGCCATCGGCACCGTAATGCAGGTGCTGTTCGGCCTGCCCTTCTGGGTTTCGATCCTGGTGGGCGGCGGTGTCGTCGTGCTGTATTCCACCATCGGCGGCATGTGGTCGCTGACCCTCACCGACATCGTGCAATTCTTGATCATGACCGTTGGCCTGGTGTTCCTGCTGATGCCGATGTCCATCAACGACGCGGGCGGCTGGAATGCGATGGTGGCGGCGTTGCCGGCCAGCTATTTCGATTTCACCGCGATTGGCTGGGACACCATCCTCACCTACTTCCTGATCTACTTCTTCGGCATCTTCATCGGCCAGGACATCTGGCAACGCGTGTTCACCGCCCGCAGCGAAGGCGTGGCCAAAGTGGCCGGCACCGCCGCCGGCCTGTACTGCGTGCTGTACGGCCTGGCGGGCGCGTTGATCGGCATGGCCGCCAAGGTGTTGCTGCCGGACCTGGAAAACGTCAACAACGCCTTCGCCAGCGTGGTGCAGACCAGCCTGCCCAGCGGCATTCGTGGGCTGGTGATCGCCGCGGCCCTGGCGGCCCTGATGTCCACCGCCGCGGCTGGCCTGCTGGCAGCATCCACCACGGTGGTCCAGGACTTGCTGCCGCGTCTGCGCAACGGCCGGGAAAGCGGCAGTGGCGACGTTCATGAAAACCGTATCGCCACCTTGTTGATGGGCGCCGTGGTACTGGTTATCGCCCTGGTGGTCAGTGATGTCATCAGTGCCCTGACCCTGGCCTACAACCTGTTGGTGGGCGGCATGCTGATTCCGCTGATCGGGGCCATCTACTGGAAACGCGCCACCACCGCCGGTGCGATTACCAGCATGTCGCTGGGCTTCCTGACCGCGCTGCTCTTCATGTTCAAGGACGGCCTGGACGCCAACACGCCGATCTATTACAGCCTGAGCGTGGCGCTGGTGAGTTTTGTGCTGGTGAGCGTGTTGTCGCCGCGTGCGAATGTGGTGGCGAAGGCGATCTAA
- a CDS encoding LysR family transcriptional regulator, which translates to MANALPDLKLLRIFVSVVRHQGFANAQHELNLSTSAISTYMSQLESALGLVLCHRGRGGFSLTSKGELFHQETLRLLGELEGFEQYAAALKGELRGTLNLGVIDSTVSDKALPFAEAIGAYSQEHPAVHLHLSVMSPYELQLGVQDNRLDLAIGAFSTRMSGLVYMPLYREQHWLYCSNRHPLFNERRIPEQVITQQRMVGRGYWSQAELARHGFKHSAATVESMEAQLILVLSGAYVGYLPEHYAQAWVDKGDLRVLLPATFGYQAPFSMIVRRGRSREPLIQTFRDLLKAQLNQA; encoded by the coding sequence ATGGCCAACGCTCTACCCGACCTGAAACTGCTGCGCATTTTCGTCAGCGTGGTCCGGCATCAGGGGTTCGCCAATGCCCAGCACGAACTCAACCTGTCCACGTCGGCCATCAGCACTTACATGAGCCAGTTGGAATCGGCCCTCGGCCTGGTGCTGTGTCATCGCGGCCGAGGCGGGTTCAGCCTGACCAGCAAGGGCGAGTTGTTCCATCAGGAAACCCTGCGCCTGTTGGGCGAGCTCGAAGGCTTCGAGCAATACGCCGCAGCGCTCAAGGGCGAATTGCGCGGTACGCTGAACCTGGGGGTGATCGACTCCACCGTCAGCGACAAAGCCCTGCCGTTCGCCGAGGCCATCGGCGCCTACAGCCAGGAACATCCAGCGGTGCACCTGCACCTGTCGGTCATGAGTCCTTATGAGTTGCAACTCGGCGTGCAGGACAACCGTCTGGACCTGGCCATCGGTGCGTTTTCCACGCGCATGAGCGGGCTGGTCTACATGCCGCTGTACCGCGAGCAACACTGGTTGTATTGCAGCAACCGCCACCCGCTGTTCAACGAGCGGCGCATTCCCGAACAAGTCATTACCCAGCAGCGCATGGTCGGGCGCGGTTACTGGAGCCAGGCCGAACTGGCCCGCCATGGCTTCAAGCACAGCGCGGCGACGGTGGAAAGCATGGAGGCGCAACTGATCCTGGTGCTCTCAGGCGCCTACGTCGGTTACCTGCCCGAGCACTACGCCCAGGCCTGGGTCGACAAGGGCGATTTGCGCGTGCTGTTGCCGGCGACCTTCGGTTACCAGGCGCCGTTTTCAATGATCGTGCGCCGTGGCCGCAGCCGCGAACCGTTGATCCAGACGTTCCGTGATTTGCTCAAAGCTCAACTGAATCAGGCCTGA